A genomic stretch from Microtus pennsylvanicus isolate mMicPen1 chromosome 9, mMicPen1.hap1, whole genome shotgun sequence includes:
- the Sec16a gene encoding protein transport protein Sec16A isoform X9 has translation MQPPPQAVPSGVTGPPPAGNPRSMFWANSPYRRPASINAPVAPITRPLQPVTDPFAFNRQTHQNAPLGNSSKSNLPSLPGPAPSAFSQWPGLPVPPTNAGDSAPGLHEPLSQPRADTSPFPPVSAPSSLPGPEMNRSAEVGSSSGPGVQMLSHPPHYIPGVGPEQPHGGHPNDSGSGPDQPMNRHTPYDGTVAQAASPFFPQPQMPGQWGPVQGGPQPSYQHQSPCPEGPVQNMGPQVTNLPHFSSQSSLYQGPSHEPHVPLMSTPASLASGEGNEVVHSWSSFPPKNTFEQNSRVGNMWANPEFRQNPGASKGHVLDPTHVTPFTQGTSPENQAHRPSEASTNHAQQDAASGALSMFFQGEETENEENLSSEKAGLDDRLDSDDFSSTLRLGHQPPPAHGPGSVYQAFPKGPGSEAAQEGDVQPYFSQSLGIRHDRQTTMTPASDTWGDTSGAGTHCASGPQCENVENLEFVQNQEVLPRETLNVDPSSLSDQFRHGSLPGPAVSRPVTVGLPKGGGPNLEAPDIPLHPTRPDSVSSSYSSHSHRSPPGSARPQELVGTFIQQEVGKLEDDTSGSFFKQIDSSPVGGETDEVTGSQNYCSSLSQPSTPSPPKPTGVFQTSANSSFEPVKSHLVGVKPVEADRANMVAEVRGTQDRQKKHRAASVSSDATPGNLEQPPDNMETLCAPQACPLPLSTTGEAGHLVSHTAGPPLDAVRPVPEKRPLTRAQGPVKCESPATTLWAQNELPDFGGNVLLAPAAPALYVPVKPKPSEVIHHPEKGMSGQQSRKPGSMPPLQNQDPPGASENLENPPKVGEEEALPLQVTKDAQDQYSLEKAQKELVPPQPQNSPPKVPQAACPEPPNPESPPTQGQSESLTQPPASAAPVNMGQQVPPQPPQSSSASVTSTSASQAAVRSDQPWLHPPPPNAFGPAPQDLASYYYYRPLYDAYQSQYPSPYPSDPGTASLYYQDIYALYEPRYRPYDSSASAYAENHRYSEPERPSSRASHYSDQLIPRQGYPEGYYNSKSGWSSQSDYYANYYSGQYDYGDPGRWDRYYGSRFRDPRTWDRRYWYDSEHDPYRKENYAYSDRPEKCDDHWRYDPRFTGSFDDDTELPRDPYGEEVDRRSIHSEHSARSLRSTHSLPSRRSSLSSHSHQSQIYRSHNVTGGSFEAPHAPGSFHGDYAYGTYASNFTGAHGFPEYSYPADTSWPAVEQVPSRPTSPEKFTVPHVCARFCPGGQLLKVIPNLPSEGQPALVEIHSLETLLQHTPEQEEMRSFPGPLGKDDTHKVDVINFAQNKATRCLQNESLIDKESASLLWNFIILLCRQNGTVVGTDIAELLLRDHRTVWLPGKSPNEANLIDFTNEAVEQVEEEESGEAQLSFLTDSQTATTSVLEKETERFRELLLYGRKKDALESAMKNGLWGHALLLASKMDSRTHARVMTRFANSLPINDPLQTVYQLMSGRMPAASTCCGDEKWGDWRPHLAMVLSNLNNNMDVESRTMATMGDTLASKGLLDAAHFCYLMAQVGFGVYTKKTTKLVLIGSNHSLPFLKFATNEAIQRTEAYEYAQSLGVHTCSLPNFQVFKFIYLCRLAEMGLATQAFHYCEVIAKNILAQPGAYSPVLITQLIQMASQLCLFDPQLKEKPEEESSVEPSWLVQLRDVEKQIQEGTVLWSPDGTDPQQCHNTPGSEVEQLDGPGLSQQAGLRTENPLLMPSTEPLMHSVQLLPTAPQTFPDGQSAHLARVPMFPVPISRGPLELGPTYGPPGSALGFPESSRSDPAILHPGPALPPTTPCLQESGVPLQESRSPDPEMVPRGSPVRHSPPEFNEEEFGGNFSDPGSSRAAQDLETPPVWDRGSSSLTPAPSLTPASEGKKPAQAVKKEAKETKKSESWFSRWLPGKKRTEAYLPDDKNKSIVWDEKKNRWVNLNEPEEEKKAPPPPPTSFPRAPQVTPAGPTGPPTASVNMFSRKAGGSRARYVDVLNPSGTQRSEPALAPSDFFAPLAPLPIPSNLFVPNPDAEESHPAEGAQSKAEPTLEPKMISSAASPPGPELSPSKLDGSQGGEASVTSGNSRPGRIGQRKYVALN, from the exons ATGCAGCCACCACCTCAGGCAGTCCCATCTGGTGTGACTGGACCACCCCCAGCTGGGAATCCTCGGAGCATGTTCTGGGCCAACAGCCCTTACAGGAGGCCAGCCAGTATTAATGCACCAGTGGCTCCCATAACACGCCCATTACAGCCAGTAACGGATCCGTTTGCTTTTAATAGACAGACTCATCAAAACGCACCACTAGGCAATTCCTCCAAAAGCAACCTGCCCAGTTTGCCAGGCCCAGCCCCCTCTGCTTTTTCTCAGTGGCCTGGTTTGCCTGTGCCTCCCACAAATGCTGGGGATAGCGCCCCAGGACTTCATGAACCTCTCTCACAGCCCAGAGCAGATACCAGTCCATTTCCCCCTGTGTCTGCCCCTTCTTCACTGCCTGGGCCGGAGATGAACCGGAGTGCTGAAGTTGGTTCCAGCTCAGGACCTGGAGTACAGATGCTGTCACATCCACCTCACTACATTCCAGGAGTGGGTCCTGAGCAGCCTCATGGGGGACATCCGAATGACAGTGGTTCTGGACCCGACCAACCCATGAATAGGCACACCCCATATGATGGTACTGTGGCCCAAGCAgcatctcctttcttccctcagccACAGATGCCAGGTCAGTGGGGGCCAGTCCAGGGAGGTCCTCAGCCCTCCTATCAGCATCAGTCACCCTGCCCAGAGGGACCTGTTCAAAACATGGGGCCCCAGGTTACCAACTTGCCCCATTTCTCCTCTCAATCTAGTCTATATCAGGGGCCTAGCCATGAGCCCCATGTTCCACTGATGTCTACTCCAGCATCCTTGGCCAGTGGTGAAGGAAATGAGGTAGTTCACTCATGGAGTAGCTTTCCccctaaaaatacttttgaaCAGAACTCCAGAGTTGGGAATATGTGGGCAAACCCAGAGTTCAGGCAGAATCCAGGAGCAAGTAAAGGGCATGTGCTCGACCCTACCCATGTGACTCCCTTCACTCAGGGAACTAGCCCTGAAAACCAGGCGCACCGTCCCTCAGAGGCTTCAACTAACCATGCCCAGCAAGATGCAGCCTCTGGAGCTCTCTCAATGTTTTTtcaaggggaggagacagaaaatgagGAGAATCTCTCCTCTGAAAAGGCAGGCCTTGATGACAGATTGGACTCGGATGACTTCTCTTCTACCCTCAGATTAGGCCATCAACCACCGCCTGCACATGGACCTGGCAGTGTCTACCAGGCTTTTCCCAAAGGCCCTGGTAGCGAGGCTGCTCAGGAAGGAGATGTACAACCTTATTTTTCTCAGTCTCTGGGCATCCGGCATGACAGACAGACCACTATGACCCCCGCTAGTGATACATGGGGTGATACTTCAGGGGCTGGGACCCACTGTGCTAGTGGGCCACAGTGTGAGAATGTTGAGAACTTAGAATTTGTTCAGAATCAAGAAGTTTTGCCACGTGAGACCCTGAATGTGGATCCCTCTTCCCTGAGTGATCAGTTTCGACATGGGTCCCTTCCTGGGCCAGCTGTCTCCAGGCCTGTTACTGTGGGCCTCCCCAAAGGTGGGGGGCCTAATCTCGAGGCCCCTGACATACCACTGCATCCTACACGACCTGACAGTGTGTCATCCAGCtacagcagccacagccacagaaGTCCTCCAGGATCAGCCAGACCCCAAGAATTGGTAGGCACATTCATTCAGCAAGAAGTTGGAAAACTTGAAGATGATACTTCAGGGAGTTTTTTTAAGCAAATTGATTCTTCTCCTGTTGGAGGTGAGACAGATGAGGTTACTGGGAGCCAAAATTACTGCAGCAGCCTGTCCCAGCCCTCAACCCCAAGCCCTCCAAAACCCACAGGAGTGTTCCAGACAAGTGCAAATAGTTCTTTTGAACCAGTAAAGTCCCACTTGGTTGGAGTGAAACCAGTTGAAGCAGATCGTGCCAACATGGTAGCTGAAGTGAGAGGGACCCAGGACCGCCAGAAGAAGCATAGGGCAGCTTCTGTATCATCTGATGCCACCCCAGGGAACCTAGAACAGCCACCAGATAACATGGAGACACTGTGTGCACCTCAGGCCTGCCCTCTGCCTCTTAGCACCACTGGAGAAGCTGGACACCTGGTTTCGCACACAGCTGGTCCACCCTTGGATGCCGTTCGCCCAGTGCCTGAGAAGAGGCCCTTGACCAGGGCCCAGGGGCCTGTGAAGTGTGAGAGCCCAGCAACAACTCTGTGGGCACAAAATGAGCTACCAGATTTTGGTGGCAATGTCCTTTTAGCCCCTGCTGCCCCTGCACTTTATGTCCCTGTAAAACCAAAACCTTCAGAAGTTATTCATCATCCAGAAAAGGGAATGTCTGGACAACAGTCCCGGAAACCAGGATCCATGCCACCCTTGCAGAACCAAGACCCTCCTGGTGCTTCTGAAAACCTTGAGAACCCTCCCaaggtgggagaagaggaggccCTTCCATTGCAG GTAACAAAAGATGCCCAGGACCAGTATAGCCTAGAAAAAGCCCAAAAAGAGCTGGTGCCTCCTCAGCCACAGAATTCTCCCCCAAAAGTGCCCCAAGCAGCGTGTCCAGAGCCTCCAAATCCAGAAAGCCCACCCACACAAGGACAGTCTGAAAGCTTGACCCAGCCACCAGCAAGTGCAGCTCCAGTCAACATGGGCCAGCAGGTGCCGCCTCAGCCACCACAGTCCTCCAGTGCATCGGTTACATCTACCAGCGCCAGCCAGGCAGCTGTGCGGTCAGACCAGCCGTGGCTACACCCACCACCTCCCAATGCTTTTGGTCCAGCACCTCAAGACTTGGCATCTTACTACTATTATAGGCCTCTGTATGATGCCTATCAGTCTCAGTACCCTTCACCATACCCATCAGATCCTGGGACGGCCTCCCTATACTACCAG GATATCTATGCCCTGTATGAGCCTCGATACAGACCCTATGACAGCTCAGCATCTGCTTATGCCGAAAACCATCGCTATTCGGAGCCTGAGCGGCCCAGCTCCCGAGCAAGTCACTATTCCGACCAGCTCATTCCCAG gcaAGGGTATCCTGAAGGATACTATAATTCTAAAAGTGGATGGAGCAGTCAGAGTGATTACTATGCAAATTATTACTCCGGCCAGTATGATTATGGAG ACCCAGGCCGCTGGGATCGTTACTATGGGTCTCGCTTCAGGGACCCTCGCACCTGGGATCGGAGATACTGGTATGACTCCGAACATGACCCATACAGGAAGGAAAACTATGCTTACAGTGACAG GCCTGAGAAATGTGATGATCACTGGAGGTACGACCCTCGCTTCACAGGAAGCTTTGATGATGATACTGAGCTCCCCAGGGACCCCTATGGAGAAGAAGTGGACAGGCGCAGCATCCACAGCGAGCACTCAGCACGGAGCCTGCGCAGCACTCACAGCCTGCCCAGCCGCCGAAGCAGCCTCAGCTCCCACTCACACCAG agTCAGATTTACAGAAGCCACAATGTGACTGGCGGTTCCTTTGAGGCCCCTCATGCCCCAGGATCATTTCATGGTGATTATGCCTATGGCACCTATGCCAGCAATTTCACCGGTGCCCATGGTTTTCCAGAGTACAGCTACCCTGCAGACACCTCCTGGCCTGCTGTGGAGCAAG TTCCATCAAGACCCACCTCTCCTGAGAAATTTACGGTGCCTCATGTCTGTGCCAGGTTTTGTCCTGGTGGTCAGCTCCTTAAAGTGATTCCCAACCTGCCTTCAGAAGGACAGCCTGCACTAGTGGAGATCCACAGCTTAGAG ACGCTGCTGCAGCACACACCTGAGCAGGAAGAGATGCGCTCCTTTCCAGGACCTCTTGGAAA AGATGATACCCACAAAGTAGATGTTATTAACTTTGCACAGAACAAAGCAACAAGATGTTTGCAGAATGAGAGTTTAATTGACAAAGAATCTGCAAGTCTTCTTTGGAATTTCATTATTCTGTTATGCAGACAAAATGGG ACCGTGGTGGGAACAGACATTGCAGAGCTTTTGTTACGAGACCACAGAACTGTGTGGCTTCCTGGGAAGTCACCCAATGAGGCAAACTTGATAGATTTCACTAATGAGGCCGTGGAACAAGTGGAAGAGGAGGAGTCAGGGGAGGCCCAGCTCTCGTTTCTCACAGACAGTCAGACAGCGACCACCAGCGTGCTGGAGAAGGAGACTGAGCGGTTCCGTGAGCTCTTGCTGTACGGCCGGAAGAAG GATGCTCTGGAATCTGCTATGAAAAATGGCTTGTGGGGTCATGCCCTGCTACTTGCAAGTAAGATGGACAGCCGGACACATGCCCGTGTCATGACCAG GTTTGCCAACAGTCTTCCAATCAATGACCCCCTACAGACTGTCTACCAGCTCATGTCTGGACGGATGCCTGCTGCATCCACG TGTTGTGGAGATGAGAAATGGGGAGATTGGAGGCCGCATCTTGCAATGGTTTTATCCAACCTGAACAACAACATGGACGTTGAGTCTAGGACCATGGCTACAATGGGCGATACTCTAG CATCGAAAGGCCTCCTGGATGCTGCACACTTCTGCTACCTGATGGCCCAGGTTGGATTTGGGGTTTATACAAAGAAAACCACGAAACTTGTCTTGATAGGCTCAAATCATAG TTTGCCGTTTTTAAAGTTTGCCACCAATGAAGCTATTCAAAGGACGGAGGCTTATGAGTATGCTCAGTCTCTTGGGGTGCACACCTGCTCCTTACCTAATTTCCAG GTGTTTAAATTCATCTACTTGTGCCGCCTGGCTGAAATGGGACTAGCCACACAGGCCTTCCACTACTGTGAAGTGATAGCCAAGAACATCCTGGCACAGCCTGGTGCATATTCTCCAGTGCTGATTACCCAGTTGATTCAG ATGGCTTCCCAGTTATGCCTCTTCGATCCTCAGCTGAaggagaagccagaggaagaGTCCTCTGTGGAGCCTTCCTGGTTGGTGCAGCTGCGGGATGTGGAGAAGCAGATCCAG GAGGGCACTGTGCTGTGGAGCCCAGATGGAACTGACCCCCAGCAATGTCACAACACACCAGGCTCTGAGGTAGAGCAGTTGGATGGTCCAGGACTCAGCCAGCAGGCAGGGCTGAGGACCGAAAACCCTTTACTGATGCCAAGCACTGAGCCCTTGATGCACAGCGTGCAGCTGCTGCCCACAG CTCCGCAGACATTCCCTGATGGCCAGTCAGCTCACCTTGCCAGGGTGCCGATGTTCCCAGTGCCAATATCCCGGGGCCCCCTAGAACTGGGTCCTACCTATGGACCCCCAGGGTCTGCGCTTGGCTTCCCAGAGTCCTCCAGATCTGATCCTGCAATATTACACCCTGGGCCGGCCCTGCCACCCACTACACCATGTCTCCAGGAAAGTGGAGTTCCACTCCAGGAGTCCAGAAGCCCTGACCCAG aAATGGTACCACGGGGCTCACCTGTCAGACACTCACCTCCAGAGTTCAATGAAGAGGAGTTTGGTGGGAACTTTTCTGACCCG GGCTCCTCCAGAGCAGCACAGGACTTGGAGACACCCCCAGTGTGGGATCGTGGCAGCTCCAGTCTGACGCCTGCTCCTTCTCTGACCCCTGCTTCGGAAGGGAAGAAACCTGCACAAGCTGTCAAAAAGGAGGCCAAGGAGACCAAGAAG AGTGAGTCCTGGTTCTCTCGCTGGCTGCCTgggaagaaaaggacagaggCTTATCTACCAGATGATAAGAACAAATCA ATTGTTTGGGATGAAAAGAAAAACCGGTGGGTGAATTTGAATGAACCAGAGGAGGAG aAGAaggctccacccccacctccaacaTCGTTCCCCAGGGCTCCCCAGGTGACTCCTGCTGGACCTACAGGACCACCCACAGCCTCCGTGAACATGTTTTCTAGAAAAGCAG GTGGGTCCAGAGCTCGCTATGTGGATGTTCTAAACCCAAGTGGGACACAGCGGAGTGAGCCAGCTCTTGCTCCTTCGGATTTCTTTGCTCCACTTGCTCCGCTCCCAATCCCTTCTAACTTGTTCGTACCAAACCCAG ATGCAGAGGAGTCACAtcctgcagaaggagctcagtCTAAGGCAGAGCCCACCCTGGAACCCAAG ATGATAAGTTCTGCAGCATCACCCCCGGGACCTGAACTCTCACCCTCCAAACTAGATGGCTCCCAGGGAGGAGAG GCTTCTGTCACCTCGGGGAACTCAAGGCCAGGGAGGATTGGCCAAAGAAAATACGTGGCATTGAACTAG